From Pigmentibacter ruber, a single genomic window includes:
- the aspS gene encoding aspartate--tRNA ligase — protein sequence MQNLRSHNCSELNLNFIHQKVTLMGWVHSKRDLGGLIFIDIRDNFGITQIVIHPNSSFFNEASQVRQESVIQIKGIVAKREGAINQKIPTGEIEVIADFFQVESPSDILPFPIAHNPKQESEDTRLSYRFLDLRTEKMHRNILFRCQVIRYIREKMHSLGFNEFNTPILTSSSPEGARDFLVPSRLHPGQFYALPQAPQQFKQLLMCSGFDKYFQIAPCFRDEDPRADRAPGEFYQLDVEMSFVTQDDVFNVIEELMIGLFENNQFSQRKILPLSKFQDKYIKANRKFPCIPWHDAMDKYGIDKPDLRYGLEMQNVEETFAHTQFAVFKNILESKGIIRAIVLPNSAQQSRKFFDDADAYAKDVGLGGLPWLAVKDGEWKGSIAKQLSDAEKKALGNQLKLEPNDTVIFIIGKEKLKSQTAGGKIRNYFAEKLNLKDESSWAFAWIVDFPMYEFNEDEQKIDFSHNPFSMPQGGMEALQNKNPLDILAFQYDLVCNGIELSSGAIRNHRRDVMKKAFEIAGYSESDVENKFGALWNAFAFGAPPHGGIAPGIDRMIMLLLNEPNIREVIAFPLNQKAMDLLMKAPSSVSEKQLKEIHIQLKHE from the coding sequence ATGCAGAATCTTCGTTCGCATAATTGCTCTGAACTCAATCTCAATTTTATTCATCAAAAAGTCACTTTAATGGGTTGGGTGCATTCAAAACGAGATTTAGGCGGTCTTATTTTTATAGATATACGAGACAACTTTGGCATTACTCAAATTGTGATTCACCCAAACTCATCTTTTTTTAATGAAGCTAGCCAGGTAAGACAAGAATCAGTTATTCAAATTAAAGGAATTGTAGCAAAACGTGAAGGTGCTATAAATCAAAAAATTCCTACTGGAGAAATTGAAGTCATTGCTGATTTTTTTCAAGTAGAGTCTCCTTCCGATATTTTACCTTTTCCAATTGCGCATAATCCTAAACAAGAAAGTGAAGATACAAGACTTTCATATCGTTTTTTAGATTTACGTACAGAAAAAATGCATAGAAATATTTTATTTCGATGCCAAGTAATTCGATACATTCGTGAAAAAATGCACTCATTAGGATTTAATGAATTCAATACTCCAATTTTAACGAGTAGTTCCCCTGAAGGAGCACGTGACTTTCTTGTACCAAGCCGGTTACACCCAGGCCAATTTTATGCTCTGCCTCAAGCACCTCAGCAATTCAAACAGTTATTAATGTGCTCTGGATTTGACAAATATTTTCAAATTGCTCCATGCTTTCGCGATGAAGACCCCAGAGCTGATAGAGCACCTGGAGAGTTTTACCAATTAGATGTGGAAATGAGCTTTGTCACTCAGGATGATGTCTTTAATGTAATTGAAGAGCTAATGATTGGATTATTTGAGAATAATCAGTTTTCTCAACGAAAAATTCTACCTTTAAGCAAATTTCAAGATAAGTACATTAAAGCAAATAGAAAATTTCCTTGCATCCCTTGGCATGATGCAATGGATAAATACGGTATTGATAAACCAGATTTACGCTATGGTTTAGAAATGCAAAATGTAGAAGAAACTTTTGCTCACACGCAATTTGCAGTTTTTAAAAATATTCTTGAAAGCAAAGGCATTATTAGAGCAATTGTTTTACCAAATTCTGCTCAACAAAGTCGAAAGTTTTTTGATGATGCCGATGCCTATGCAAAAGACGTTGGACTTGGTGGACTTCCTTGGCTTGCAGTAAAAGACGGCGAATGGAAGGGATCAATCGCAAAACAATTAAGTGATGCAGAAAAGAAAGCGCTTGGTAATCAACTTAAGCTTGAACCTAATGACACTGTCATTTTTATTATTGGAAAAGAAAAATTAAAATCCCAAACTGCAGGCGGAAAAATAAGAAATTATTTCGCCGAAAAATTAAATTTAAAAGATGAAAGCAGTTGGGCTTTTGCCTGGATAGTTGACTTTCCTATGTATGAATTCAATGAAGACGAGCAAAAAATAGATTTTTCACACAACCCATTTTCTATGCCACAAGGAGGTATGGAAGCTCTCCAAAATAAAAATCCACTTGATATTTTAGCATTCCAATATGATCTGGTATGTAATGGAATTGAATTATCCTCTGGAGCGATTCGCAATCACAGGCGTGATGTCATGAAAAAAGCTTTTGAAATTGCTGGATATTCAGAATCAGACGTAGAAAATAAATTTGGTGCATTATGGAATGCTTTTGCCTTTGGTGCCCCTCCACATGGTGGAATAGCTCCTGGTATCGATAGAATGATCATGTTACTTTTAAATGAACCAAATATTCGGGAAGTAATAGCTTTTCCATTAAACCAAAAAGCAATGGATCTTTTGATGAAAGCACCAAGCTCTGTATCTGAAAAGCAATTAAAGGAAATTCATATCCAACTTAAACATGAATAA
- the trmD gene encoding tRNA (guanosine(37)-N1)-methyltransferase TrmD, with protein MNSNLKFSVITLFPEMFLPLQNEGIIARAIKNQQVSLNTVFLRDFSDHPRKNVDKQPAGGGDGMVLRADIAEKALLSVLSPDAFVINLTPSGKIFDSNLAKTLAKKSHLILLCGRYAGFDHRLELEYADINISIGDFVLSGGELPAMCLIDSVTRFIPGVLGNEESALLDSFEDGLLEAPQYTHPEEFHGLSIPKVLLSGDHKKIKEFNRKEQLKVTARNRPDLILSKWDEFSKQEKIIIEKIWKSG; from the coding sequence GTGAACAGTAATCTCAAATTTTCTGTCATAACTTTATTTCCCGAAATGTTTCTTCCTCTACAAAATGAAGGAATTATTGCACGTGCTATAAAAAACCAACAAGTTTCTCTTAATACAGTATTTTTAAGAGATTTTTCAGATCATCCACGGAAAAATGTGGATAAACAGCCTGCTGGTGGCGGGGATGGAATGGTGCTCAGAGCTGACATTGCGGAAAAGGCCTTATTATCTGTTTTATCTCCAGATGCTTTTGTAATAAATTTAACCCCATCTGGAAAAATATTTGATTCCAACCTTGCTAAAACACTTGCAAAAAAATCTCATTTAATTCTCTTATGTGGAAGATATGCTGGTTTCGATCATCGATTAGAATTAGAATATGCAGATATTAACATCAGTATAGGTGATTTTGTTCTTTCCGGCGGGGAATTACCTGCAATGTGTCTGATTGATTCTGTAACTCGTTTTATACCTGGTGTTTTAGGGAATGAAGAAAGTGCTCTCTTAGACAGTTTTGAAGATGGGCTCCTTGAAGCTCCGCAATACACGCATCCTGAAGAATTTCATGGGCTTTCTATACCCAAAGTTTTACTCTCTGGAGATCACAAAAAAATAAAAGAATTTAATCGCAAAGAGCAATTAAAAGTAACCGCACGTAATCGCCCAGATCTTATTCTTTCTAAGTGGGATGAATTCTCAAAACAAGAAAAAATAATTATCGAAAAAATTTGGAAAAGTGGTTAG
- the rimM gene encoding ribosome maturation factor RimM (Essential for efficient processing of 16S rRNA), translated as MMKKFNLEEENLLRQKGYIQFAQVGRPHGLKGAFFLKTPDRRTEWDGYKKLLIQMSEGFFETKVAKTYNSGQALAVHLEGFATREEIEPLYNKNIYVHESEISLDEGEFIVGKLIGFKVYTENKGLIGTIEGVSSFGAQDNLEIYVNKYRKVFLYPFLDNFVTHISESEQKIEIKYVPEFLEEDSE; from the coding sequence ATGATGAAAAAATTTAATTTAGAAGAAGAAAATTTGCTGCGACAAAAGGGATATATTCAATTTGCGCAGGTAGGTCGCCCTCACGGTTTGAAGGGCGCATTTTTTTTGAAAACACCAGACAGACGAACCGAGTGGGATGGTTATAAAAAGCTTTTAATTCAAATGTCTGAAGGCTTTTTTGAGACCAAAGTCGCAAAAACTTATAATAGTGGACAAGCGCTGGCAGTACATCTTGAAGGCTTTGCCACTCGTGAAGAAATAGAACCTCTTTATAATAAAAATATTTATGTCCATGAAAGCGAAATTTCATTAGATGAAGGAGAATTTATAGTAGGTAAGCTCATAGGTTTTAAAGTTTACACTGAAAATAAAGGTCTTATTGGCACAATTGAAGGAGTTTCCTCTTTTGGAGCGCAAGATAATCTAGAAATTTATGTTAATAAGTATCGAAAGGTTTTTTTATATCCATTTTTAGATAATTTCGTCACACATATTTCTGAAAGTGAACAAAAAATTGAGATAAAATATGTTCCAGAATTTCTTGAGGAAGACTCCGAGTGA
- a CDS encoding NUDIX domain-containing protein, which yields MLSPYIKLNDNCGLCSRLRLANSDKDFLFDGGHNLYIFKSPFAEKWPGALMPIFKRHIYEQSDIRPSDLPDTLHTLVCLEKALRKVTNCKRINLVKFANISHHLHWHLIPRYHNEIYSNKCSWELENVPREKIYSKIEESLFEDTSLYEKIRSQALFEINNRSSPYFGCALFLRPCELELRSKIFTLDLDEIIKLARDNPEKWECLLMKRNYHDFAWDFIGGNCEVNEYPEFGMIREVKEEVGWNITRYKEVTRQWKMGAIKGIVYLAIPENQHYMDDEPERVHCAEVETVKYFNLVEIMNSPNFVDSVKGRIKAFIENKADFDSIDS from the coding sequence ATGTTGTCACCATATATAAAACTTAATGATAATTGTGGGTTATGTTCTAGGTTGCGTTTAGCAAACAGCGATAAAGACTTTCTTTTTGATGGTGGTCATAATCTCTACATATTTAAAAGTCCTTTTGCTGAAAAATGGCCAGGGGCTTTAATGCCTATTTTTAAAAGACATATATATGAACAATCTGATATCCGGCCTTCAGATTTACCGGATACTCTGCATACATTAGTCTGTTTAGAAAAAGCATTGCGTAAAGTAACAAATTGTAAACGGATAAATTTAGTCAAATTTGCAAATATAAGTCATCATTTGCATTGGCATTTAATTCCAAGATATCATAATGAAATATATTCCAATAAATGTTCTTGGGAATTAGAAAATGTTCCAAGAGAAAAAATATATTCAAAAATTGAAGAATCATTATTTGAAGACACTTCTTTATATGAAAAAATAAGATCGCAAGCTTTATTTGAAATAAATAATAGAAGTTCTCCATATTTTGGTTGTGCTTTATTTTTAAGACCATGCGAACTTGAATTAAGAAGCAAAATTTTTACACTTGATTTGGATGAAATTATAAAATTAGCAAGAGATAATCCTGAAAAATGGGAATGCTTATTAATGAAGAGAAATTATCATGATTTTGCATGGGACTTTATTGGTGGCAATTGTGAAGTTAATGAATATCCTGAGTTTGGCATGATTCGTGAAGTAAAAGAAGAAGTTGGTTGGAATATTACTAGATATAAAGAAGTCACAAGACAATGGAAAATGGGTGCTATTAAAGGAATTGTTTATTTAGCTATACCAGAAAATCAACATTATATGGATGATGAACCAGAGAGAGTCCATTGTGCCGAGGTAGAAACTGTTAAATATTTTAATTTAGTTGAAATAATGAATAGCCCAAATTTTGTTGATAGTGTAAAAGGCAGAATTAAAGCATTTATTGAAAATAAAGCAGACTTTGATAGTATTGACTCTTAA
- a CDS encoding cytochrome ubiquinol oxidase subunit I, protein MVDLLSTEILARIQFALTIMFHYLFPPLSIGLGLILVFTEGMYLKTKNPIYEIITKFWVKIFAVNFAMGVASGLVMEFQFGTNWASYSRFVGDIFGSALAAEGIFAFFLESGFLAILVFGWDRVSPKMHFFSTVMVCLGSMFSAVWIIIANAWMQTPAGYHLIGEGLQTKAVIDDFWAMVFNPSSMRMLVHAIIGCWLMGAFFVMSICAWYILQNRHLEVAKKSFKIALILGFVGSLLAATSGHFLAERVAETQPAKMAAMEGHFHTGTGGAPLYLFGIPNSEKETVEYGIKIPGGLSFLLHGNFSTPVIGLDQFKPEDRPPIGITFQTYHIMISLGMYMLFITSLSMLLLKFNKLYTNKWLMKIYTISVLAPIIANQAGWIATEVGRQPWIVYGLMRTPDGLSKSVKAEEILISIILFTIIYLLLLFVWIFVINNKIKHGPDNEIKEKLGINKL, encoded by the coding sequence ATGGTTGATCTGTTATCTACTGAAATTCTTGCAAGAATTCAGTTTGCTTTAACCATCATGTTTCATTATTTATTTCCTCCACTTTCAATTGGCTTGGGATTAATATTAGTTTTTACTGAAGGAATGTATTTAAAAACTAAAAATCCTATTTATGAAATCATAACAAAGTTTTGGGTTAAAATTTTTGCTGTAAATTTTGCAATGGGTGTTGCTTCAGGTTTGGTCATGGAATTTCAATTTGGGACTAACTGGGCCTCATATTCAAGATTTGTAGGTGACATTTTTGGTTCTGCCTTAGCTGCAGAAGGTATTTTTGCTTTTTTCTTAGAATCAGGTTTTTTAGCTATTCTTGTTTTTGGTTGGGATCGTGTAAGTCCTAAAATGCATTTCTTTTCAACTGTAATGGTTTGTTTAGGTTCAATGTTTTCTGCAGTTTGGATTATTATTGCCAACGCCTGGATGCAAACACCTGCCGGATATCATTTGATTGGTGAGGGGTTACAAACAAAAGCAGTGATAGATGATTTTTGGGCTATGGTTTTCAACCCTTCCAGTATGCGTATGCTTGTTCATGCAATCATTGGTTGTTGGCTAATGGGCGCATTTTTTGTCATGAGTATTTGTGCCTGGTATATTTTACAAAATAGACATCTTGAGGTTGCTAAAAAATCATTTAAAATTGCTTTAATTTTAGGTTTTGTGGGTTCTTTACTTGCAGCAACTTCTGGGCATTTTTTAGCTGAAAGGGTAGCAGAAACTCAGCCAGCAAAAATGGCTGCTATGGAAGGTCATTTTCATACAGGAACTGGTGGAGCTCCATTATATTTATTTGGTATTCCTAATAGTGAAAAAGAAACAGTTGAATATGGAATCAAAATTCCAGGCGGCTTAAGTTTTTTACTCCATGGCAATTTTTCAACTCCAGTTATAGGCTTGGATCAATTTAAACCAGAAGATCGTCCTCCCATTGGAATTACTTTTCAAACATATCACATCATGATTTCACTTGGGATGTATATGTTATTTATTACATCACTTTCTATGTTACTTCTTAAGTTTAATAAACTTTATACAAATAAATGGTTAATGAAAATATATACTATCTCTGTTTTAGCACCAATTATTGCAAACCAAGCGGGTTGGATAGCTACAGAAGTAGGGAGGCAACCTTGGATTGTATATGGTTTAATGCGAACTCCTGATGGGTTATCAAAATCTGTTAAAGCTGAAGAAATTTTAATTTCAATTATACTTTTTACGATTATTTATTTGTTACTTTTGTTTGTTTGGATTTTTGTAATTAATAACAAAATAAAGCATGGTCCTGATAATGAAATAAAAGAAAAATTAGGAATAAATAAGTTATAA
- the cydB gene encoding cytochrome d ubiquinol oxidase subunit II: MDLHIFWFVTLGILLAGYAILDGFDLGVGILHPLAKTNHEKRLFLNSIGPFWDGNEVWLVTFGGALFAAFPDAYATAFSGFYLPFMLLLFALIFRAVSIEFRSKHESQIWQSFWDWSFFAASVLATFLFGVAVGNCLSGILVGSDKEYAGTVFDLLNPYSIITGILAITAFAMHGSIYLYLKLEGELKERVHRWIWHTFGCFIVCYIFTTIYTLVFIPRALHNFEEHPWLWIIVVINVLSIANIPRAVFLGKAGYAFLSSSFTLLAFTSLFGAALFPNLITSSISSDYSLTIYNSASSEKTLFIMQIIAFCGMPFVLSYTAIIYWVFRGKVKLGKFSY, from the coding sequence ATGGATTTACATATTTTTTGGTTTGTAACATTAGGAATTCTATTAGCTGGATATGCTATTTTAGATGGCTTTGATTTAGGGGTTGGAATTTTACATCCTCTCGCTAAAACCAATCATGAAAAAAGATTGTTTCTTAATTCAATCGGGCCTTTTTGGGATGGTAATGAAGTTTGGTTAGTAACATTTGGAGGTGCTTTATTTGCAGCTTTTCCAGATGCATATGCGACAGCTTTTTCAGGTTTTTATCTTCCGTTTATGCTGTTACTTTTTGCGTTAATATTTAGAGCTGTTTCTATTGAATTTAGAAGTAAGCATGAATCGCAAATTTGGCAAAGTTTTTGGGACTGGAGTTTTTTTGCTGCTAGTGTGCTGGCGACTTTTTTGTTTGGAGTTGCTGTTGGAAATTGTTTAAGTGGCATTCTGGTAGGATCTGATAAAGAATACGCAGGGACAGTATTTGATTTGCTAAATCCTTATTCAATTATCACAGGTATCTTAGCAATAACTGCTTTTGCTATGCATGGATCTATTTATTTATATTTAAAACTTGAGGGTGAATTAAAGGAGAGAGTACATCGATGGATATGGCATACCTTTGGTTGTTTTATAGTCTGTTATATATTTACCACTATCTACACATTAGTTTTTATACCAAGAGCTTTGCATAATTTTGAAGAACATCCTTGGCTTTGGATAATTGTTGTTATTAACGTTCTTTCAATAGCTAACATTCCTAGAGCAGTTTTTTTAGGAAAAGCTGGCTATGCATTCCTTTCATCTTCTTTTACTCTTCTTGCATTTACAAGTTTATTTGGTGCAGCATTATTTCCTAATTTAATCACATCAAGTATATCTTCAGATTATAGTTTAACAATTTATAATTCCGCTTCATCTGAAAAAACGTTATTTATTATGCAAATAATAGCTTTCTGTGGAATGCCTTTTGTTTTATCTTATACTGCAATTATATATTGGGTATTTCGTGGGAAAGTGAAATTAGGTAAATTTAGTTATTAA